The Maridesulfovibrio sp. genomic sequence ACGGGTTCACCGCTCCGAATATCAATTTCACGGCTGGGGACGATGATACTGCCGGACTGAACATCCTCACAGAAACCGACAGCCAGCCTCCGCGAAAAGCCCTGCTCAATTCCGCTGGCTTCGGCGGAACCAACTCCTGCCTTATCCTTGAATTCTGATGACTGAATACGATCAAATTGTTGTGGGCGGGGGAATTTCCGGCATGACCTCGGCCCTGCTGCTGGCAAAACAGGGACATAAAGTCGCGCTGGTGGAAGCCTTTTCCCAGCCCGGCCCAACAGTGCGTGGCTTCAGCCGGAAAGGAATACATTTCGAAACCGGAATCCACCTTATCGGAGGACTGGGGGACGGCGATCCTCTCGATATTTATTTCAAACATCTGGGTATCGGTCCTGATCTGGTCAAAATCCCTTTTAATCAGGATGGCTGCGACTGCTTCCGTTTTGAAAAACAGGGGAAACAAATCTGCCTGCCGCACGGGTATGAACGGGTCCGCCAAGTCCTGCACCGGAACTTCCCTGCAGAAAAGAGTGCCATTGACAAGTATCTGGATCGAATCAGGACTATTTTTGATTCTTCATCATTTCTTAATTTCGAGCTGGATTTCAGTCTGGAATCAGCAGTCCATGACGAAAATGAATCCCTAAGCAACTACCTTGATTCCATAACTGACAATCAGGAACTGAAAGCCCTGCTATGCTGCCACACCCTGCTCTACGGCACCCCGCCGGAACAGGCTCCGCTCACTACCCACGCCCTTGTTTCCGGGTCATACTTCCGCTCCTCGCACACCATTGAAGGCGGCGGTAAAGCCTTGGCCGATGCGTACCGGAAACAGCTCGAAAAACACGGGGTGGATATTTTATGCGGAAAAAAAGCGACTCGCATCAGGTATGATGACAATAAAAATTTCAAGAGTTTGAGGCTGGATAACGGCCCCGAACTGCACGGCAGAATCTGCATCTGGAGCGCGCACCCTGCAGCCATGCTGCTCGCAGTGGAAGACGGCGCTTTTCGTCCGGTCTACAAACGCAGGATTAATGAATTACAAGAAACCGTGTCTGCACTGATCCTTTTCGGGATTGCTGAAAATCCCGTGGAAGAACTTCAAGGGAAAAACATCTACCTCTGGCCGGAAACAGATTACAATAAAGTCCTTTCCGGGAAGACCGGGATGAAGGACAACGCTATTTTCCTTTCCGCTGGACAAACCCTTGGCCGTGGCGGCAGGCAGAGCATTACCGCCATCATGCCTTACGGTTTAGAAAATTTCAGTAAATGGCAGGACTCCGCTTTAAACGGCAGACCACAGGATTATCTTGATTTCAAATCCAAACTGATGGCCGAATTTACAGAGCAGGTCTTTACCCGCTGCCCGGAATTGAACGGACAGGTACAATTTATTGATGCGGCAACCCCGCTGACCCTGCGCGACTATTGCCACTCCCCATACGGAAGTATGTATGGAGCGGCGCATACCGTTTCGCAATACAACCCGCTACCGGCAACTAAAATCAAAGGATTGCTGCTGGCCGGACAATCCATAATTGCGCCCGGAGTCATGGGGGCGGTGATTTCCGCTTATCTGACCTGCGGTTTCATCTGCGGGCACGAAAAAATCAACAAGGAACTCAGATGCATTTACAACGCGTAGTCATCACCGGAATGGGGGCTGTTTCTCCGCTGGGCAACAGGGTGGAGGATCTTTGGAAAGGTCTGCTTGCAGGAAACTCCGGCATAACCCGTATGGAAGAGCTTGACGCGATAAAAGGATTACGCCCGCGCATTGCCGGCCGGGTTAAGGAAGTAAATGCCAAGGCAATACCCCGCAAAGCCCGCCGAACCATGTCCAACTTGTCGATATTTGCTTCCCTTGCCGCACTCGAGGCAATTGAACAGGCTGGAATAGACCAAGATACGCTGACAGGGGGAAGGACCGGACTTTCCGTAGGATCGACTACCGGGAGCTCACAGGCCCTCGAACAGTTCTTCAAACTGTACCTGCCTGAAAATTCCCTTGAAGCCATCCGCAGCACAGAATTTTTCAAAATAATGAACCACAGCGCAGCAGCCAACCTTGCCCAGTTTCTGGGTATCAGCGGACGGGTTATCGCCGCTTCCGCAGCCTGCTCCACCGGGTGCCAGAACATCGGACTGGCAGCGGAAGCTATTGCCACAGGCAGGCAGGATCTCATGCTCTGCGGCGGTACGGATGAACTGCATCCACTGACCGTGGGAACATTCGACATCATCGAAGCAGCCTCAATCGCCGAAATAGAGGACCCCGCCAGCGCATCCCGGCCATTTGACGCTAAACGGGACGGCATTGTCTGCTCCGAAGGAGCAGGCATACTGCTGCTCGAGAGCTATGAACATGCTACGGCTCGCGGAGCTGAAATTCTTGCTGAAATAAGCGGTTTTTCTTCCCTGTGCGACAGCAGCAACATGGCTTCCCCCAGTGCTCAGGCTATCAACCTCTGCATGGCTGAAGCCTTAAAGGAAGCCGGTATCAACGCGAAGGATATAGACTATGTAAACGCCCATGCCACCGGAACCCTGCAGGGGGATGCTTCCGAAGCACAGGCCATAGCAGAACTGCTCGGCGATACCGCCCCGGTAAGCAGCCTGAAAGGACATCTGGGCCATACCATGGCTGCCAGCGGCGCAATCGAAACAATAGCAACAGTACGCATGATGCAGGAAAACACAATAATTCCCACTGCAAACCTGAATATTCCTGCAGAGGAATGCTCGGCAATCAACAACACCTTGCATTTGCTGGAAAGACCAATTACATATGCGCTGAAAAATAATTTCGCCCTTGGCGGTATAAATACATCGCTTGTTTTAAGGAGAATACAATGACCGATGAAGAAATAATCAAACGCATAAATTCCGCTTTAGCCGAGGAATTCGAACTGGAGTTGGATGAAATGGTCCCAGAAGCGGTATTTAAGGACGACCTTGACCTCGACAGCCTTGACGCTGTGGATATGGTTATAGTCCTTGAACAGGAATTCGGGATCAAAATCAAAAAAGACGAAGCATTCAAAGCCATCCGAACCCTCGGTGATTTGCATTCTTTCATTTTGGCTAAAAAAGACGAAGCCGCTTAGACTGTTGATAAAGCCGCCTTCATTCCCACAATGTCCGCATTTCTCAAACTCATCCTAATTAACGCCGGGATATATCTCAGCATTATTTTATGGACCTTGATCGCGAGTGCAATATCCCCGTTCTGCTATCTGATCTTTACCCGCATTCTTAAATGTGAAAAGCCGGAATCCCTGCGAAAAATGATCTGGTATTTCGGATGGATCAGTTCAAAACTGATGTCCATTTTTGTGGACATCAAATGGCCTGAACAGCGGAAAATGCCAGAGCAGTGCATCATTGTGGCCAACCATGAATCCTTTTTCGACCCCTATCTGGTTTCCTTTCAGCCGCAGCGCAACATCTGCATGGCCGTGCGCAACTGGCCCTTTAAAATTCCATTTTACGGATTTTACATGAAGCTTGCGGGTTATATAAATGTTGAAACAGACGATCTGGAAACAATCACCAGACAAGCTGAAAAAGCGGTAAAGCAGAAGGCTTCTCTTATGTTCTTTCCCGAAGGAACCAGAAGCGTAGACGGCACCCTGAACCGTTTTCACTCCGGGCCCTTCCATATTGCCATACAGACCGGCCTTCCCATCGTTCCGCTCTGTCTTACAGGCAGTTTTTGCATGCTCCCACGAGGGCATATGCTCATCCACCCGTCAAAAGTACGGGGCATGATTCTCGACCCGATTTACCCTCAACAATTCAAAACCAAACCAAATGCGCATATTGAATTGCGCCGAGCGGTTAAAACAACTATGGTCTCATGCATTAGGAAAATGCATCAGGAAGCGTAACAGCTATTTTTCAACTCCCACTATCAAGATGAGGAAATTAAAGATGAAAAATCTCCGTATTGTTGCTTTTGTACTGATTGTCTGCGCACTTTTTCTCGGCGGATGCAGAACAGCTCCCATTCAGAACATTGAAATGGCCCCGATAGTAGCCGCCAACCAGCAGGCCCGTTCCATGGAAAGTGTTAAAAATGCCATTATCAAAGGCGGATACAGCCTCGGCTGGCAGATGAGTGATGTCGCACCCGGACATCTCGTGGGCACACTGAATATCCGTTCTCATCAGGCCGTGGTAGACATCACCTACACCCCTGAAACATACAGCATCAATTACAAGGACAGCACCAACCTGAAACACAAGGGAAATACCATCCACAGCAATTACAATGCCTGGGTCAAAAATCTCGCCGGTGCTATCAACCGAGAACTGGGTCAGATCTAAAAGACAAAGACTTCAAGAAGACTTAACAAACCCTGATCGCTGTTTTTTGCAGCCCCTTTTAGCGGGCTGCAAAAAAACAGCTTTACTGAACGACCTCCTTCCGCCGGATACCCTGACAAAAACGTCTCCACGGACCTAAGAGCCGTCGTCTGTCGCCATAATTTTCTGAAATTCAGGATACTTTCATGAACCTCCCCATGCAGGCTGAAAAACTGCTGCCCCATCGAGGACAGATGCTGCTCATCGACAGTGTTCTCACTGCCGAAGACGAAACCGGAACAGTGCTGGCCGATCTTTCCACGCAGGGCATATCCAAAGGACCGGACGGCAACCTGCTGCCACCGTTTTACATTGAACTGGTAGCGCAGGCTTACGCCGCCATATGCGGTTACCGCCTTAAATCCACCGGGAAATCCATTCCTGAAGGATATCTGGTAGGGGTACAAAAATTCCAGATCATCCCCCAACCGTCTAATAAAAAATGGAACAGCAACGAACTGCTGATCAGTGTACAGACATTAGGGGACTTTGACGGTTTTGCCGTAGTTGAAGGAACTGTCAGCCGCGAAGGAATCACACTGGCAGAAGGAAGGATCAAGCTCTTCGTACCGCAGGATGAATCCATTGCAGAACTGGCAGCGCGGACCAAATCCGGGGAAAACGTATCTTCATGGCAGCTGTAAGAAAAACAATCTTGATCGCACTTCTGATGCTTCTGCTGTCAGCGGGAAGTGTTCTGGCGGATAAACAAGCTGAATTCTTAAAGGATCTGCAAACCAGCTCACAATCAATATCTTCCATCAGCAGTGAGTTCAGCCAGCAGAGCCATATAGCCCTTTTTGCAGACAATGTTGAATCAAAAGGAAAATTTTACTTTACTCGCCCGGATAACCTGCGTTGGGAGTACAGTGCTCCTTTTGTCTCCGGTTTCCTGCTCAAAGGACAGCAAGGATTAAAATGGGACGGGACAGCCAAGGAACCGACAGAATTCAGCACAGAAACATCGCCGGAAATGGCAGTTATCACCGAGCAGATTCTGGCATGGACAACCATGAATATTCCATGGCTGCAGTCGCTGTACAACATCAAGGTTACAAATTTCAGCCCGGCAGTTATGGAACTGACCCCAAAATCAAGTAAGGCCAGACAATTCCTAAACCTGATCCGCATCTTTTTTTCTCCGCAAGCCACCCACCTTGAGAGCATTGAACTTCATGAACCGGGCGGAGATTACACGAAAATAACTTTTTCAAACGTACAGTTAAACCAGAAAATACCGCAGGATATATTCCTCAAAGAGTAAAAATGTTTTCCCGCAAGACGCATAATCACGCTGCAGCAGACAGGAAAACACAAAGAAAAGGCGCACTTTTTTTACTGCTTTTCACATTCGTCTGCGCCATTCCCTTGCTTTCGGTTTCATTTTCCGAAGACATATCGGGTATGCTGCCCACCGGAGAAAAAAATGAAATCAGCCGAGACTTCAAGCTGCTTCAAAAATCTCCCCTTGCCGGAAAAGTACTTATTTCCATCTCAAGTGAATCCCTTGGCGAGCTGAAACTAGTGGACGTTGCAGAAAGCATAGCCGGCAGAATGAACTCTCCGTTACTTTCCGTCGAAGACAATTCCACCATTCAGCCCCAAGCTGTCATTAATTTTTTGCTCCGGCAGGCACCCAACCTGACCACCGGAAAAGATCTTGAAAAACTGCAGGGACTCACCTCAACGGAATCGATAAATAAAAATTTAATAAACGCCAAGAAGCTGCTAATTTCCCCGGCAGGAATGGGTATGCGGACCATCATCGCCGCTGACCCGCTTAATTTACGTTCAGTTTACCTGCATAAAATAAGTTCACTCCAAAACCTGCCCCGCCTGAAAATCAGCTCCGGGCAATATTTTATTGCGGGAAAAAACGCACTCCTGATAGTCGGCGAATCCAATATACCCATGACTGATTCCAAGAACGGCTATAAACTTCTGGACCGTTTTCAGGAAATCAAACAGGAAGCTCTAGCCGAAAACAATCTCACTGGAGCAGACCTAAACATCGAAATAATGAGCGGGCATTGCTACAGCGTTGCAAACAGTTCGGTCATTAAACGGGATATTCTGACTGTATCAATCATTTCCATTTGTGCACTTGGGCTGCTCTTTTTTATGGCATTTCGCAACAGGGGGGCTTTAAGCATCTTCCTTGCGCCGGGAGTTGCCATCATGACCGGTCTGGGGGTCTGCGCCTTTATCTACAAGGATATGTCTGCAATTGTCATCGGCTTCGGGGCAGTTCTTATGGGTATTTCCATCGACTTTGCGGTGCATACATATTTTGCGCTGGCGGAAAATCCGAATGATGAACAAAGAGCGCTACGCGATGTAAGCAGGCCGGTTCTTTATGGGGCCGCAACCTCATGTGCATCCTTTACCGCCCTATATATCTCAGGCATTCCTGGCATCAGACAGCTCTCTGTTTTTTCCGTATCCGGAATAATCGCAGCCTGTTTTTACGCCCTGCTATTTGTCCCCCGGTTCTGCAATTCTTTTCCCGCCGGAGAAAAAAGACAGCTCGTTTTTCAGGCAAAAGGGAACCCCAAAATCATACTCGGAGCTGCTTTTATACTGCTCGCAGGATCATCAGTTGCAGCATTAACCAATAATTTTGATACAGAACTTAAAAACCTCGGTTATATTTCCAAAGAAATTTCAAAAACTGAAAGAATTTTTCAAGAAAAATGGAACCAGATGCGTTCCCGTTCCATGCTCTTTGCTTACGGGAAAACTATGGACGAAGCCCTGAAGAATAACGAGAAAGCATGGGCCGACATCAACAAAAATCTTGGAGATGTAAAAGCTGTCAGCATTGCACCGGTATTGCCGTCCGCCATTACTGCACAAAAAAACATCACCAACTGGTCCCGTTTCTGGCAAAAAAGAAAAGCAAAAACTGAAGAGCAGATTTCCAAGGAAGCCAAAAGTCTCGGGTTTGCTACACATGCTTTCAGCCCGGCAATGAATCGCATTTCAGAACTTCCCCCGGCCTTGAGCGTCAAATCTTTTCGTGCCAGTCCTCTGGCTCCCCTTGCGAAAATGTTTATCCCTGCAGCAGGCAGTAATGGCGAAAAACAAATTATCACTCTGCTACCGGATAACAAAAGAATCATGAATTACTACACTCCCCGGAAAGAAAAAGAACTCGGGGTGCGTCTTGTTTCCCAGTCACGCTTCAAAGCCACGCTGGAAAAAGAAATGGAGCGGGACATTCTCAGATTCATCACCTGCTCAGGCCTTCTGGTAGCCGCACTTATTTTTATACTTTTCCGTGATTTACGGCGAGCATTACTGGCTGTTTTTCCTGCTGTATTCGGGGTGGCGGTGACCTTCGGACTATTGGGAATAATGCAGATTCCGCTGAATATTTTTCACATCGTGGCCTTACCCCTTGTCATAGGACTCGGAGCGGACTACGGAATCTTCATGGTTTTTCAGGAAATAAGAATGCCCTCACTATGGACTGTCAAAGCGGTCAAAATTTCAGGCCTGACCACGCTGGCAGGTTTCGGAGTCCTTGTTTTCGCCAGACATCCCTCGCTCCATTCTTTGGGGACTACTGTGTGTATAGGGATAACAGCGGCCCTGTGCTGTGCGGTTATAGTTTTGCCGCATCTGCTGCGTCTGGAAGGAGACGGACATGCATAGTAACTCAAAAACTTCTTTTCAAAAGTCCCTGCTGTTCCTGCTGGTTATATTGATGCTGTCCGGTTGTTCCTCACTCAATAAGGTCAACAATATACAGCATAAAAAATCTTCCACCTACCTGCTGCAGCATTCTGGAGTGCTCTCCATTGCGGATAAAAGGATGCCCCTGCACGGCATGCTGCAACTTATACCCGAGCAGCGAAAAGCACAGGTGGTCATGATGAACGAGATGGGCATGAAGCTGCTGGTAGCTGAAATTATTGCCGACGATAAAGGCGGTTATGAATCTAAAAAAATTTTCGAATCACCGTTTTTGCGCTTGATTCCGCATTTTTATAATGAATCCATGAGCTGCATTTATGAAATGTTCCTCGCTCCGCAATCAGCAACTTCCGGTGCAATAAACATCGTTACCGAGGGCAGCAGGCAAATCGCCGACCGCAAATTTGCCGCCCATACCATCATTACTGATCCTCAGGGTAATTATACCCTTGAACTGTTCCTTAATTCCGGATCACAAAAGGACTTTTAGCCATGGAACTGATCAAACAGATTTCTGCCGCAGGCAGTTCCCTTGAAAAAAACGGGACAGAGTACATACGTACATACGTTTTCAATAAATCATTTACCGGTTTTGACGGGCATTTTCCCGGAAACCCCATTCTGCCCGGAGTAATTCAGACCCTGCTTGGCCAGAACTCTTCCATGGAAGCCCTTAAACAGCAATTTCCCCATGAAAAACTTATCTTGCAATCGGTGACCCGCTGCAAATTTCTGCGCCCGGTCAAGCCCATGGAGAAACTGGAGCTTAGCCTGACGCTCAAAACCAAAGGCCTGAACCACATCTCCATCTGCGTGCTTTCCGTGGACGGAGAAACAGCGGCAACCTACCAACTCATATTCGTACCGGAGACAGTTTAATGGGACGCAAATCTTATTTCCCGAAGATTGAAGGTGCTCCGGCCCCTTTGAGCCATACAGTTGAACGCAAAGTCCGTTTCGAAGAAGTGGACCCCATGAATATCGTCTGGCATGGCCGCTACCCCAGCTACTTTGAAGACGGAAGGACTGCCCTTGGCGATCTGTACGGGGTCGGCTACATGGATCTTTACCGCTACAAAGTAGCCGCGCCGATCAAAAAGATGCAGGTTGACTATATCAAGCCACTCCGCTTCGGGGATACTTTCAGCATCGAAACACTGCTCCACTGGACTGAAGCCGCACGCATGAATTATGAATTCATAATCCGCAATGCTGCCGGAGAAAAAACAACCACCGGCTGCACAGTACAACTATTTATCATCGATGAAGAACTGCTCATGTACCAACCTGATTTTTATGCTGAATTCTGCAATAAATGGAAAGCCGGTTCCCTCTGTCCACTAAACCGAAAGCTTTAGGAAGGCCATGGCAACTGTTTTTCTAATCTCCACAAACACCAATGTTGAACCCTACCCGGTATATCCTATCGGCATGTCAGTTATTGCCGGTCCGCTGCACGCGGCAGGACACAAGGTTATCCAGTACGACATGCTGGCTGCCGGTAATTCTCTTGAGCATCTACGAAAAACACTGGCTGAAACCACGCCGCAATATGCTGGAATATCCATCCGCAATGTAGACAACGTAGATTCCTTCACCTCTCATACCAACAAGTACATCTACAAAGCCAAGCTCATAGTTGATGTGCTGAAAGAATCCGGAATCCCGATCATTGCCGGAGGAGCTGGGTTCTCCCTGCTGCCGGAAGAAATCCTTGAATATACCGGGGCGGACTATGGAATTGTGGGGGAAGGCGAACGCAAGATGGTCGACCTCATCAACAGGCTTGAGCATGGTGAAACAGCTCCGCGAATTTACGGCAAAGAAGAAGGAATTTCCGGGGCTGATATTCCAATGCCACGCTGGGACCATGAACTGCTGAGCTATTATCTTGCTCAGAGCGGGGTCTTGAACGTACAGACCAAGCGCGGATGCGAGCATCGCTGCGCCTACTGTACATACCCTTATCTGGAAGGACGCAAAATGCGGGTCCGCCCGGTGGATGAAGTTGCTGACGAGCTTGAAATGCTTTGCAAATATGGAGCGGACAATATTTTCTTCACAGACTCAGTGCTTAATGACCGGGGTGGTCACTATCTGCTGCTGGCCGAAGAAATTATACGCCGGAAGATTAAAATAAGCTGGTGCGGTTTTTTCCAGCCCGGTCCCGTTGAAAATGACCAACTGGTTCTACTCAAACGCTCCGGCCTGCACGCAATGGAGGTGGGTACAGACGCCACCAGTGATACAACGCTGCAAGCATTGCACAAAAGTTTCAGCTTTGATGAAGTAATGGATTTCAATGAAAAATGTATTCGGCAAAGAATCCCCTGTGCGCACTTTGTAATTTTCGGAGGTCCCGGCGAAACCATGGACACGGTTCGCGAGGGGATCGTAAACATGAACTTACTACGCAATTGCGTGGTTTTCCCCTTTTCAGGGATCAGGCTGCACGAAGGAACTCCGCTCTTTACAAGAGCGGTCAAAGAAGGTTTAATCCGCCCCGGACAATCGCTGCTGGAACCTTTCTACTACTTCTCCCCCGGCCTTGATAAAGATGAAATGAACGCGGCCCTGATCGAAGGATTCAAAAGACGCAGGGATAGACTGTTCCCTCCTGACGAGGGGCAACAACGCATTAACATTATGAAAAAATTCGGATTCCGGGGAATTCTCTGGGATCAGCTGATAAAATTCGATGACCAGCCCGGAAAGAAAACACCTTCTCAACCAGTCACAGATTCCGCTCATGCAGATTAAACCGCTAATAGTTAT encodes the following:
- a CDS encoding NAD(P)/FAD-dependent oxidoreductase, with the translated sequence MTEYDQIVVGGGISGMTSALLLAKQGHKVALVEAFSQPGPTVRGFSRKGIHFETGIHLIGGLGDGDPLDIYFKHLGIGPDLVKIPFNQDGCDCFRFEKQGKQICLPHGYERVRQVLHRNFPAEKSAIDKYLDRIRTIFDSSSFLNFELDFSLESAVHDENESLSNYLDSITDNQELKALLCCHTLLYGTPPEQAPLTTHALVSGSYFRSSHTIEGGGKALADAYRKQLEKHGVDILCGKKATRIRYDDNKNFKSLRLDNGPELHGRICIWSAHPAAMLLAVEDGAFRPVYKRRINELQETVSALILFGIAENPVEELQGKNIYLWPETDYNKVLSGKTGMKDNAIFLSAGQTLGRGGRQSITAIMPYGLENFSKWQDSALNGRPQDYLDFKSKLMAEFTEQVFTRCPELNGQVQFIDAATPLTLRDYCHSPYGSMYGAAHTVSQYNPLPATKIKGLLLAGQSIIAPGVMGAVISAYLTCGFICGHEKINKELRCIYNA
- a CDS encoding beta-ketoacyl-[acyl-carrier-protein] synthase family protein encodes the protein MHLQRVVITGMGAVSPLGNRVEDLWKGLLAGNSGITRMEELDAIKGLRPRIAGRVKEVNAKAIPRKARRTMSNLSIFASLAALEAIEQAGIDQDTLTGGRTGLSVGSTTGSSQALEQFFKLYLPENSLEAIRSTEFFKIMNHSAAANLAQFLGISGRVIAASAACSTGCQNIGLAAEAIATGRQDLMLCGGTDELHPLTVGTFDIIEAASIAEIEDPASASRPFDAKRDGIVCSEGAGILLLESYEHATARGAEILAEISGFSSLCDSSNMASPSAQAINLCMAEALKEAGINAKDIDYVNAHATGTLQGDASEAQAIAELLGDTAPVSSLKGHLGHTMAASGAIETIATVRMMQENTIIPTANLNIPAEECSAINNTLHLLERPITYALKNNFALGGINTSLVLRRIQ
- a CDS encoding acyl carrier protein, which gives rise to MTDEEIIKRINSALAEEFELELDEMVPEAVFKDDLDLDSLDAVDMVIVLEQEFGIKIKKDEAFKAIRTLGDLHSFILAKKDEAA
- a CDS encoding lysophospholipid acyltransferase family protein, whose product is MIWYFGWISSKLMSIFVDIKWPEQRKMPEQCIIVANHESFFDPYLVSFQPQRNICMAVRNWPFKIPFYGFYMKLAGYINVETDDLETITRQAEKAVKQKASLMFFPEGTRSVDGTLNRFHSGPFHIAIQTGLPIVPLCLTGSFCMLPRGHMLIHPSKVRGMILDPIYPQQFKTKPNAHIELRRAVKTTMVSCIRKMHQEA
- a CDS encoding 3-hydroxylacyl-ACP dehydratase, with amino-acid sequence MNLPMQAEKLLPHRGQMLLIDSVLTAEDETGTVLADLSTQGISKGPDGNLLPPFYIELVAQAYAAICGYRLKSTGKSIPEGYLVGVQKFQIIPQPSNKKWNSNELLISVQTLGDFDGFAVVEGTVSREGITLAEGRIKLFVPQDESIAELAARTKSGENVSSWQL
- a CDS encoding outer membrane lipoprotein carrier protein LolA; this encodes MAAVRKTILIALLMLLLSAGSVLADKQAEFLKDLQTSSQSISSISSEFSQQSHIALFADNVESKGKFYFTRPDNLRWEYSAPFVSGFLLKGQQGLKWDGTAKEPTEFSTETSPEMAVITEQILAWTTMNIPWLQSLYNIKVTNFSPAVMELTPKSSKARQFLNLIRIFFSPQATHLESIELHEPGGDYTKITFSNVQLNQKIPQDIFLKE
- a CDS encoding MMPL family transporter codes for the protein MFSRKTHNHAAADRKTQRKGALFLLLFTFVCAIPLLSVSFSEDISGMLPTGEKNEISRDFKLLQKSPLAGKVLISISSESLGELKLVDVAESIAGRMNSPLLSVEDNSTIQPQAVINFLLRQAPNLTTGKDLEKLQGLTSTESINKNLINAKKLLISPAGMGMRTIIAADPLNLRSVYLHKISSLQNLPRLKISSGQYFIAGKNALLIVGESNIPMTDSKNGYKLLDRFQEIKQEALAENNLTGADLNIEIMSGHCYSVANSSVIKRDILTVSIISICALGLLFFMAFRNRGALSIFLAPGVAIMTGLGVCAFIYKDMSAIVIGFGAVLMGISIDFAVHTYFALAENPNDEQRALRDVSRPVLYGAATSCASFTALYISGIPGIRQLSVFSVSGIIAACFYALLFVPRFCNSFPAGEKRQLVFQAKGNPKIILGAAFILLAGSSVAALTNNFDTELKNLGYISKEISKTERIFQEKWNQMRSRSMLFAYGKTMDEALKNNEKAWADINKNLGDVKAVSIAPVLPSAITAQKNITNWSRFWQKRKAKTEEQISKEAKSLGFATHAFSPAMNRISELPPALSVKSFRASPLAPLAKMFIPAAGSNGEKQIITLLPDNKRIMNYYTPRKEKELGVRLVSQSRFKATLEKEMERDILRFITCSGLLVAALIFILFRDLRRALLAVFPAVFGVAVTFGLLGIMQIPLNIFHIVALPLVIGLGADYGIFMVFQEIRMPSLWTVKAVKISGLTTLAGFGVLVFARHPSLHSLGTTVCIGITAALCCAVIVLPHLLRLEGDGHA
- a CDS encoding 3-hydroxyacyl-ACP dehydratase, which encodes MELIKQISAAGSSLEKNGTEYIRTYVFNKSFTGFDGHFPGNPILPGVIQTLLGQNSSMEALKQQFPHEKLILQSVTRCKFLRPVKPMEKLELSLTLKTKGLNHISICVLSVDGETAATYQLIFVPETV
- a CDS encoding acyl-CoA thioesterase, which codes for MGRKSYFPKIEGAPAPLSHTVERKVRFEEVDPMNIVWHGRYPSYFEDGRTALGDLYGVGYMDLYRYKVAAPIKKMQVDYIKPLRFGDTFSIETLLHWTEAARMNYEFIIRNAAGEKTTTGCTVQLFIIDEELLMYQPDFYAEFCNKWKAGSLCPLNRKL
- a CDS encoding lipid biosynthesis B12-binding/radical SAM protein, with translation MATVFLISTNTNVEPYPVYPIGMSVIAGPLHAAGHKVIQYDMLAAGNSLEHLRKTLAETTPQYAGISIRNVDNVDSFTSHTNKYIYKAKLIVDVLKESGIPIIAGGAGFSLLPEEILEYTGADYGIVGEGERKMVDLINRLEHGETAPRIYGKEEGISGADIPMPRWDHELLSYYLAQSGVLNVQTKRGCEHRCAYCTYPYLEGRKMRVRPVDEVADELEMLCKYGADNIFFTDSVLNDRGGHYLLLAEEIIRRKIKISWCGFFQPGPVENDQLVLLKRSGLHAMEVGTDATSDTTLQALHKSFSFDEVMDFNEKCIRQRIPCAHFVIFGGPGETMDTVREGIVNMNLLRNCVVFPFSGIRLHEGTPLFTRAVKEGLIRPGQSLLEPFYYFSPGLDKDEMNAALIEGFKRRRDRLFPPDEGQQRINIMKKFGFRGILWDQLIKFDDQPGKKTPSQPVTDSAHAD